The genomic interval GGCACCTGGATCTGGCCGCCGGAGCCGTCGCTGCGGCTGATCGCCGACACCATCGAGTTCTGCGCGGCCGAGGTGCCGCGGTTCAACGCGATCTCGGTGGCGGGCGCGCACTTCCGCGACGCGGGCGCGAACGCGGTGCAGGAGATGGCGTTCACCCTCGCCGACGGAGTCACCTACTGCGACACCGTGATCGCGCGCGGCCGGATGACGATCGACCAGTTCGCCCCGCAGATCTCGTTCTTCTTCTACACCCACGGTGATTTCTTCGAGGAGGTCGCGAAATACCGTGCGGGACGGCGTCGTTGGGCCACCATCGTGCGCGAGCGCTACGGCGCGGCTACCGACAAGGCGTCGATGTTCCGGTTCGGTTGCGTCGCCGGTGGCGCGTCGCTGTATGCGCCGCAGGCGCAGAACAATCTGGTGCGGGTGGCCTACGAGGCGATGGCCGCGGTGCTCGGCGGGGTGCAGTCGATGTTCACCGCCGCGTGGGACGAGCCGTTCGCGCTGCCGAGCGAGGAGTCGGCGACCCTGGCGCTGCGCACCCAGCAGATCCTCGCCTACGAGACCGGGGTGACCCGGGTGGCCGATCCGCTCGGCGGCTCCTACTTCGTCGAGAGTCTCACCGATGCCACCGAGGCCGAGATCATCGCGATCATGCACGATCTGGAGCAGCACGGTGGCATGGTGCGCTGCATCGAGGACGGTTATCTGCAGGGCCTGATCGCCGACGAGGCGTATCGGTTGCATCAGGCGGTGGAATCCGGGGAGCACCCGGTGGTCGGGGTGAACCGCTTCGTCTCCGATGAGCCCGCACCCGACATCGGCACCTACGAACTCGACGCGGACGGCCGGGAGCGCCAGCTCAAACGCCTGGCCCGGGTGAAGGCGGATCGTGATTCGGCGGCGGTGCGCGCGGCGCTCGCCGACCTGTCGCGGGCCGCGGAGGGAGACGCCAATCTGATGCATCATCTGATCGACTGCGCCAACGCCTACTGCACGGTCGGCGAGATCACCGCGGCGCTGAAATCGGTGTGGGGCGAATTCCAGCAGCCGGTGGTGTTCTGATGACCGCGCCCGCCCGCGTGCTGGTGGCCAAGCCCGGGCTCGACGGGCACGACCGCGGCGCCAAGATCGTGGCCCGTACCCTGCGCGATGCCGGATTCGAGGTGGTATACACCGGAATTCGGCAGCGCGTGGAGGACATCGTGTCGATCGCGCTGCAGGAGGACGTGGCCGTGGTGGGCCTGAGCATCCTCTCCGGCGCGCACCTCGCGCTGACCACACGGGTGGTGGACGCGCTGCGCGCCGCCGGGGCCGCCGACATCGCCGTCGTCGTGGGCGGCACCATACCGCAGGCCGATGTGCCGAAGTTGCTGGAATGCGGTGCGGCAGCCGTCTTTCCGACGAGCACCCCGCTGGAGACGCTCGTCGGCGAGATTCGCGCCCTCACCGGGAGCGCCGCGCCGTGAGCGGGGGCGGTCCGAGGCGTAGCCGGAACTGCCACCTGCGCAACGTATTTCGCGGCCCGGTGCCGCGAGCCGACCGCCGCGGCGCCATGTCCGGGCGCAACAGGCATCTACGCGATCTGGAGGACATGTGCGCATCGGAGTGATGATCGGGCCGGAGAAGGGGGACTCCGCGCGCAAGCTGGACCGGATGCTCCGCGATATCGAGTGGGCCGAGTCGGCGGGGCTGTCGACGGCCTGGATCCCGCAGATACCCACCGATTTCGACGCCTTGATCACGATCGCGGCGATGGGGCTGCGCACCTCGCGCATCGAGTTGGGCACCGCCGTGGTGCCGTTGCAGGCGCAACATCCGATAGCACTCGCGCGCCAGGCGCTTTCGGCGCAGGCGGCTACCGGGGGACGGCTGGCGCTGGGCGTCGGGCCCTCCCATCACTGGATCGTCCGCGACATGCTGGGCCTGCCCTACGACAAGCCCGCCGCCTACACCCGCGACTATCTCGAGGTGCTGCGCGCCGGGCTGACCGGTCCGGGGTCGGTGGACGTGGAGAATGCGACGTTCACGGTGCACAATCCGCTCGACCTGGGGCCGGTGGGCCCGGTGCCGGTGCTGGTGGCCGCCCTGGGCCCGGTGATGTTGCGCATCGCGGGGGAGCAGGCCGACGGCACCGTGCTGTGGATGGCCGACGAGCGCGCCATCTCCGAGCACGTGGTCCCGAAGATCACCAAGGCGGCCGCCGACGCGGGCCGTCGGGCGCCGCGGGTGGTCGCCGGACTACCGGTGTGCCTGTGCGAGCCGGGGCGGGTGGACGAGGCGCGGGCGCGAGCGAACCGCATTCTCGGCGAGGCCGAGGTGTCGCCGAACTATCAGCGGCTGCTCGAGCAGGGCGACGCCCGCGACATCGGTGACCTGTGTCTGGCCGGCAGTGAGACCGAGATCGCGGCCGGGCTGCGGCGCTATGCCGACGCGGGCGCCACCGACATCTCGGTGCGGCTGCTGCCGATCGGCGACAACCGCGACGAGCTCGTGGCGTCCAAGCGGCGCACCCGGGAACTGATCGCGGGCTTGGCGCACGAACTGCGTTGAGCCACAAGCTTAACCATGGCCGGACCGTGCGGATGCCGCGCCGCATCCGGATGGCGGTGAAGGAGGAGCTGTGGGGTCGGACATGCCCGGAACCGATCGGGAGCGGCACGGCGGGACCGGCTCCGGCCCGCTGGCCGGGGTGCGGATACTCGAGGTCGGCACCATGCTGGCCGGGCCGTACGCGACCATGATGCTCGCCGATCTGGGTGCGGAGGTCACCAAGCTGGAACCGGCGGGCGGGGATATCTCCCGCAAGGTGAGCGACAGCTATTTCGCGAGCCTCAATCGCGGCAAGCGCAGCATCCGCATCGAGTTGGACAGCGAGCCGGGGCGATCGCGGCTGGGCGAGTTGGTGGCGCGATCGCATGCGCTGCTGGTGAACTTGAAGCCGTCGGCGATCCGGCGGCTCGGGCTCACCTATGACGCGTTGCGGCGATACAACGAACGGATCGTCTGTGTCGCCATCACCGGCTACGGTCTGCACGGCGGCGACGATCCGGCGTTCGACTACGTGATCCAGGCGGCGGCCGGAATCGCCGCGCTCACCGGCGATCCCGCGGGGCCGCCGACGCTGCCGGGGTACTCGTCGGCGGACAACTCGACCGGGCTCACCGCGGCGCTGGGCCTGCTCGCGCAGATCGTCTCCGGCCGCGGCGGGCAGATCGACGTCTCGCTGTACGAGGTGATGCTCTCGCAGCTGAACTATCACGCCGCCGCCTACCTCAACGACGGCAAGCGGCCGCAGCGGCGTCCCTTCGGCGCGCACTCGTATTACGTTCCCGCCCAGATATTTCCGACTGCCGCAGGGTTTCTGGCGCTGTTCGTCACGCATGACGGCTTCTGGAAGACCTTCGCCGCCGAGGCCGGAGTGGCGGGCTTCGAGCTGATGGCCGATCGGGTGTCGCGTCGCGACGAAGTCCTGGCCGCCGTCACCACCGCCCTCGCCGCCGACACCGCGACCCGCTGGGAAGCCCGCCTGCGCCCCCTCGGCATCCCCGCCGCCGCCGTGCGCGACCTGCCCGACGCCCTCGACACCAGCCCGGAGGCCGTGATCACCGCGGGCGGATACCGCCTGGTAGGCAACCCGATTCGCGTCGCGGGCTACGAACCCGAGTACGGCCCGCCGCCAGAGCTCGGCGAGCACGGACGCTGAACGCGGCCCGGCCCTCCTTCCCGTGGTGGTGGGGGCCGGCCGGGCGGATGGCTACTCGTCGTAGTTCACCGTGATGGAGTCGGTGTCGGGGACGGCCTGGCAGGTGAGGACGTAGCCTTCGGCCAGTTCGTCGTCGGTGAGGGCGTTGTTCTGGCGGAGGGTGGCGCTGCCCTCGGTGACCTTGGCTATGCAGGTGGCGCAATTGCCCTGTTCGCAGGAGAAGGGAGGCGCCAGGCCGGCGCGGCGGGCGCTTTCCAGGAGGGTTTCGCCGTCCTTGCGAGGGACGTTGTTCTTCCTGCGGTTCAGTTTGATCGTCACGGTGCCCGCCTCGGCGGGCGAGACCTGTTCGGCAGCAGGAGGATTCGCGGCGGCGGCCTGCTGGGGTGTTTCGCCCTCCGGAAGCGGCGGCGGTGCGCCGAAGCGCTCGCTGTACACCAGGCCGGGGCCCGGCACCGCCAGCTCGACCATCTCCATGAACGGTTCCGGGCCGCAGATGTAGGCGTCGGCGTGGGCGTCGTCGGCGACGAAGGCGCGGACGGCCGCGGCGTCGAGGAAGCCGCGATCCGCGTCGAGGTGCCGGACCACCTCCAGCCGGCCCGGGTACTGCCGCGCCAGCTCGGCCAGGGTCGTCTCGAAGATCATCGAATCGGCGTCGCGGTCGGCGCACAGCAGCCGGACGCGCCGCGCGGTGGTGGCCAGGGCGCACTTGGTCAGCGACATGATCGGAGTGATCCCGCTGCCGCCGCTGAACCCGAGCAGCGGCACCTCGGTCTCGCGCAGGCAGAACCGGCCCGCCGCACCGGACATCTGGATCACGTCGCCCTCGGCGAGGTTGTCCAGCATCCAGTTCGACACCTTGCCGCCCGGAACGCGTTTGACCGTCGTCATCAGCTCGTCGTCGGTCTCCGGCGCACTGGACATGGAATAGGAGCGGAAGAGCGCGGTGCCGTCCACGGGCACCCGGAAGGTGCAGAACTGCCCGGCGCGGTAGGTGATCGGCCCGTCGTGCGGGGCGAGCACGAACGTGCGGGCGTCCACGCTCTCCTTGACGATCCGGGTCACGGTCGCCGACTGGAACATCGAGGGTCTCGCCATGAACCGCATCCTCCTGGTAGGTAGATTCTAGTACTATGAGAATTATATTCTCACCTATGAGACGAGATCTCTCAAACATGTTCCCGAGCCGATCTCCCCGAGGAGCGCCATGGATGTCCGTCTGACCAGCGAACAGCGCCAATTGCGCGACGCCGCCGCCAAATTGGCCGACGACCTGGGCCCCGGCGCGGTCGCCGGCCTCGATGACGAGACCCGTCGGGCGCGGCTGGAGCGGGCGGTCGCGACGGCGGGCTGGCGCGAGCTGCGCAGCGACGGCGCGTCCGGGGTCGAGATGGCGATCGTGGCCGAGGAATTCGGCCGTGGGCTGGTCGACGTCGCCTTCCTCGGTCCTGCGCTGGTCGACGGGCTGCCGGGGCGGTCCGGCGAGGGGCGCGGCTGGACCCTCGCCGTCGGCGGTCGGGCGATCGACTCGCGGGGCAGCGATCATGCGGTGATCGTGGACGGCACCCGGATCCGGACCGCTGCCGTCGGTGCGGCGCTGCCCGGGACCGACCTGACCCGGCAGACGGCCGCGCTCACCGTCGAATCGGAGACCGTCGCCGAACTCGCGGCCGACGACGCCACTCGCTGGCATGCCCTGGCCGTCACCGTGACCACGGCCGACCTGCTCGGTGCCGCCCGCGGCGCGCAGCACCTCGCCGTCGACTACGCCAAGGTCCGCGAACAGTACGGCGCCACCATCGGCTCGTATCAGGCGGTGGCGCATCTGCTCGCCGAGAACCAGGCCCTGATCGAGGGCGCGATCAGCGTGCTGCGGCACGCGGCATGGGCGGTCGACGAATTGGACCCCGCCGGGGCGTTGCGGGCCGCGCGGGTCGCGAAGGTCTACACCGCGCGGATGGCCCGCGCGGTCTGCGAGGCGTCGATCCAGGTGCACGGCGGCATCGGCAACACCTGGGACTGCCTCGCGCACGTGTATCTGCGGCGGGCGCTGGTCTCGACCGAGCTGTTCCCCGCCCGTCTGAAGGAGATCGATCTTGGACTTTCGTGATTCCCCGCAGGAGGCCGAGTTCCGGGCGCGGCTGCGCGCCTGGCTGGCCGAGACGGCGGGCCGGTTCCCCACCTCCGGTGACGAATACTGGGCGCGGCAGGGCGAATGGCATCAGGCGTTGTACGCGGCGGGCTTCTTCGGCTCGTCCTGGCCGAAAGAGTTCGGCGGGCACGAACTTCCGCCGGTGTACGACGTGATCGTGGACGAGGAACTGGCCATCGCCGGTGCCCCGCCGCGGCCCAGTCTCGGCTACCTGGTGCAGGGCCTGGGCCGGCACGGCAGCAAGGAACTGCAGCGACGGTTCCTGCCCGGCATGATCAACGGCACCGAGCGCTGGTGCCAGGGCTTCAGCGAACCCGGCGCGGGCTCGGACCTGGCGTCGCTGACGACCACGGCCACCCGCGACGGCGACGACTACGTGGTGCACGGCCACAAGATCTGGACCAGCTACTCCGACGTGGCGGACTGGTGCCTGCTGCTGGCCCGCACCGATCCGGAAGCGCCACGGCACAAAGGTATCTCGGCGTTCATCATCGTTATGAAGCAGCCCGGCGTCGAGCAGCGGCCGCTGCGCATGATCAGCGGCGTCACCCGTGAATTCGGGCAGGTGCGCTTCGACGGCGCGCGGGTGCCCGCCGATCGGATGGTCGGCGCGCCCGGTGACGGCTGGAAACTCGCCATGACCGTCGTCGGGCACGAGCGCGAGCCCGCCACCCTGGGCTACGCGGCCCGTTACGGAAAACTGGTGCGGCAGTTGGCCGCCCGGCTCGACGGCCCCCCGCCGGACGATCTGGCGTGGGCGGCCGTGCAGACCGAGATGTTGCGGCTGCACGTGCGCCGGCGGCTGTCCGAGCAACTGGACGGCGTGGTGCACGGCCCCGACGGCTCCCTGGACAAACTCCTCATGACCTGGGTGGACCAGTCGGTTGGCCACGCCGCCCTGGCGGTCACCGGCACCGCCGACCCGGAGCTGCTCGGCAGCTACTTCTACAGCCGCGCGCAGAGCGTCATGGGCGGCACCTCGCAGATCCAGAAGAACATCATCGCCGCCCGCATCCTGGGACTAGGAGTCTGACCATGTACGACCTGCCGGACGTCGTCGACGTCCAGTCCGACGGCCCGATCCGGATCATCACCCTGAATCGGCCGGACGCGCTCAACGCCGTGAACGACGACCTGCACACCGGCCTGGCGCGGCTGTGGCCGCGGCTCGGCGACGACCGCGAGGCCCGCGTCGCGGTGCTCACCGGAGCGGGCAGGGCATTCTCCGCCGGGGGCGATTTCGCGTATCTGGCCGAGCTGAGCCGGGATTCGCAGCTGCGGGCGAAGACGATCGCGCACGGCCGCGACATCGTGCTCGGCATGGCGCGGTGCCGGGTGCCGGTGATAGCGGCGGTGAACGGACCGGCCGTCGGGCTGGGCTGCAGCCTGGTCGCGCTGAGCGACATCGCCTACATCGCCGAGACGGCGTATCTGAAGGACCCGCATGTTCAGGTGGGCCTGGTCGCCGCCGACGGTGGCCCACTGACCTGGCCGCTGCACACCAGCCTGCTGCTGGCCAAGGAGTACGCGCTCACCGGCGCGAAGATCGAGGCCGCGCGGGCGCGGGAGATGGGCCTGGTGAACCATGTGGTCGCCGACCCGCTGTCCGAAGCGCTGGCGTGTGCGAAACGCATCCTCGAGCTGCCTCGGCAAGCGGTGGAGAGCACCAAGCGGCTGCTGAATCTGCACCTGGAACGGGCGGTGCTGGCGACCTTGGACTTCGCCACGACCGCTGAGGACCTGTCGTTCCAGACCGAGGACTTCCGGGCGGTGATCGGCAAGCTGACCGCGGGTAAGGAGTAATCCACGCGGGAAGGTCCCGGAACCGCGCGTCGTTCCGGGACCCCGCCGTTGCTCCGGGGACTCCGCAGCTGTGCCGAGTGCCGTACCCGTGCGGCGGACGTGTCCGGAGGCGCGGAATTACTTGGGGGGGAAGCGGAGTGCGCCGTCGAGCCGGATGACCTCGCCGTTGAGGTAGTCGTTCTCGATGATCGAGGTGGCCAGCTCGGCGTACTCCTTCGAGCGGCCCATGCGCTTGGGGAAGGGCACCTGCGGGGCCCAGTAGGCCTCGAGTTTGTCGGCCGCCTGGCCGTAGGCGGGGGTGTTCACTGTGCCGGGCGCGATCGTCACCACCCGGATGCCCAGCGGCGACAGGTCGCGGGCCGCGACCAGGGTCATGCCGACCACGCCGCCCTTGGCCGCCGAATAGGGGATCTGGCCGGTCTGGCCCTCGAACGCGGCGATGGAGGCGGTGTTCACGATCACCCCGCGGGCGCCCTCCGCCAGCGGCTCGGTCTTGGCGATCGCGGCGGCCGTCAGGCGCAGCACGTTGAACACCGCGGTCAGATAGAACTCGATCGTGGTGCGGAAACCCTCGAGCGGCAGCGGCGAGCCGTCCTTGCCGACCAGCCTGCCGCCCGTCGCCGGGCCGCCGTGCGTGTCGACCGAGATGCGCAGCGGGCCGAGGGATTCCGCCTCCGCGACGGCGGCGAGCACCGAATCCTCGTCGGTGGCGTCGGTGTGCACGTAGCGGATACCCAGCTCGGTCTCCAGCTGTCGGCCCTTCTCGTCGGCGACGTCGGCGACCACCACCTTCGCCCCGGCGGCGTGCAGGCGTCGCACCGTGGCCTCGCCCAGGCCACCGGTGCCGCCGACTACGAGGGCGGAGCTTCCACTTATCTGCATGTGATAATCCTATCTTGCAACTACGGCTCTCCTATTGAGAAAATAGCATTCTCTCGGGTTTCGCTACCCGCCGCCGAATTGGAGCCACCGAAATGCCTGAAGCCGTCATCGTCTCCGCGCTGCGCACGCCCATCGGTACCGCCCGGAAGGGGACCCTGCGCGACACCAACGCCTTCGATCTGGCCCACCATGTGGTGAGCGCGGCCGCCGAGGGCCTGGACGCCACGCGCATCGATGACGTCGTCGTGGGGGAGGGCAGGTACGGCGGCGGCGTGGTCGCCCGGCACGCCGCCGTCACCGCCGGGCTGACCGGGGTGCCGGGCCTGGCGCTGAATCGACACTGCGCGGCGGGTATGTCCGCGGTGCAGACCGCCGCGGCCGGAATCCGGGCGGGGATGGACGAACTCGTCATCGCGGGCGGGGTCAATTCCGATTCCACCGCACCGCGTGCCAGGTTCCAGGTCGGGCCGGACGAGTGGATCGACCCGTGGGTGTCGCCGAGTCACCCCGACCGCCCGGACGCCCCCGCCATGGACATGTCCATCACCGTGGGCTGGAACGCGGCGGTGCGCGCGGGTCTCACGCGCGCGGAACTCGACGCGTGGGCGCTGCGCTCGCACCGCAACGCCGTCGCGGCCATCGACGAGGGACGCTTCAAGGAGGAAATCGTGCCGATCGAGACGCCGCACGGCCTGTTCGACACCGACGAGCATCCCCGCCGCGACACCTCGCTGGAGAAACTGGCCGGGCTGAAGGTCCTGCACCCGGAGATCGAGGGCTTCTCCATCACCGCGGGCAATGCCTGTGGCGCCAACGACGGCGCCGCCGCGCTGGCCGTCGCCAGCGACCGGCTCGGGCTGCCCGCGCTGGCCTACATCCGATCGTGGGCGTCGGTGGGCGTCGATCCGGCCGAGACCGGCCTGGCCCCGATCGAGGCGATCACGCGGGCCGTGTCCCGGGCCGGTATCTCGCTGTCGTCGGTGCGGGTGATCGAGATCAACGAGGCTTTCGCATCGGTGCCGATCGCGGCCATCCGCGCACTCGACCTGAATCCGGACATCGTGAACGTGAGCGGCAGCGGCTGCTCGCTGGGGCACCCGGTGGCCGCCACCGGAGCACGGATGATCGTCACCCTCGTGCACGAATTGCGCCGCCGCGGTGGCGGTTTCGGCATCGCCGCGATGTGCGCGGGCGGCGGGATGGGTTCGGCGACGGTCATCGAGGTGCCCGCTGCGTGAGCGCCGAATCTGCGCGGTCCGACTCGGGAGTGCGGGCCGGGAACGGGCGCGGTGCGGCGAGTTTCGGCGGCGCCGGGGTGGCGGGTGCGTCCGCGGCGGAGTTGCTCGCGCAGGCGCGCTCGGGGTCGGCGCGGGCGGTGGGGCGGCTGCTCAGTCTGGTGGAGGGCCAGCGGCGCGGGGAGGTGCAGGCGGCGTTGGACCCGGTACCGGTGCGGGTGGTCGGGGTGACCGGGCCGCCGGGCGCGGGGAAGTCGACGACCATCGCGGCGCTGGCGGGGGTCTATCGGGAGCGGGGTTTGCGAGTCGCGGTGCTCGCGGTGGATCCGTCCTCGCCCTATAGCGGCGGGGCGCTGCTGGGGGACCGGATTCGGATGGCCCGGCACATCGATGACCCCGACGTGCTGATCCGATCGCTGGCGACCCGCGGCCATCTCGGCGGGCTGTCCGCCGCCGTGCCTGCCGCGATCCAACTGCTCGGTGCCCTCGGCTACGACATCGTGCTGCTGGAGACGGTGGGCGTCGGGCAGTCGGAGATCGAGATCGCCGCCCTCGCCGACCCGACCCTGGTGATCCTGAATCCCGGTGCGGGAGACGCGGTGCAGGCCGCCAAGGCCGGACTGCTGGAAGTCGCCGACCTACTGGTGGTGAACAAGGCCGACCGGGAGGGCGCCGAGCAGACCGTCCGCGACCTGCGCGCCGAATCCGATGCCCCGATCCTCACCCTGGTCGCCGCACGCGGCGAACGCATCACCGAGCTGGCCGAAGCCATCGAGGCCCACCACCGCGCCGACACCCCGCAACGCCGCACGGCCCGCGCCCGCGCCCAGATCCTCTCCCTCGCCCAAACCCACCTCCGCGCCCACCCCGACCTCGACCGCCTCGCCGCCGCCGTGGCCTCCGGCGAGTGCGACGCCTACCAGGCCGCCCGAACCCTCCTGCCAGCGGAGCGAAGGCCCTGAGCCACGGCCACTCCCGCATCCGCGACGCATGACGGCCCTCGCCGCCCACCCCGGCGATGCCGAAACCGCCCCGCCGCCTACGAACACGACGTGTGCGCCCGCAGCAGCCGGGGGTCGCGGCCGAATCCGCGGAGTTCTTCGGCGATCGGTACGACGGCACGGGCTCGGAGTCCGGTCGCCGTGTTCACGGCACGGGAACGAATCTCGCGAGTGCGGGTGGTGCCGTTCACCGTTCGGGCAGGCGGACCATGGCCTCCTGGGCGTAGGAGGCGACGAGAGTGCCGTCTTCGGTGAGGATGTCGCCGCGGCCGTAGGCGCGGGCGTGGGCGAGCAGCGGGCTGTGCTGGCGGAACAGCAGCCAGTCGTCGGTGCGGAAGGCGCGGTGGAACCAGAGGGTGTGGGAGGTGACGGCGGAGAGGAAGGCCGTGCCGTTGCCGCTCTGGGTGAATCCTTCCTGCGGTAGCAGGGCGGTGCCGATCAGCGTGAGGTCGGTGGCGTAGGCGGCGAGCGCGGGCGCGAGCGCGGCGTCGACCGCGGGGGTGCGCATCCAGAACTCGAATTCCGCTGGGGCGGAACCGAAGTCCTCGAGGTCGATGGCGGTTCGGGTCTCCCACGGCAGCAGATCCCACTGCACCTTGTGTTCGGCCGACAGCAGCGCGGGGACCGCGGGCACGGTCTGCCGGTCCGGGCCCTGCTCCGGAGCGTGCAGCGAGACCGAGGCGGTCGCCACCACACCCTTGGACTGTTCGGCGACCACCGACACGGTTGCGAAGGAACGCCCGGCGTGGTGGCGGTGCACGCGGTAGTGGATCGGTTCGTCGGCGCTGCCCTCGCGCACGAAGATCGCGTGCAGCGACTTGATCGACTTGTCCGTGACGCCCGCGGTGGCCGCCCGCGCGAACTGGGCGAGCAGCTGGCCGCCGAACACGCGGTGGTAGGCCAGGTTCAGGTTGCGGCCCTCGAATACGGCGTCCTCGGTGAACGATGCCGCGCTCAGGTCGAGGCTGCTGACGAGATCACTCCACAAATCGGGCATACACCGAGTGTAAGTCAAACTCTCCAAGCACGAGAATCATATTCTCAGCGACTCGCGAAGCCGTGCGCGCAGAAGTCCCATGCCTCGGCGGCGGTGATGGGGTGCTGGGTCTCCCCGGCGGAGGAACCGGCGGACTGCGCGATGAACATCACCGTCTGCATCAGCATGGCCGACGTCCGGCGGGAGTTGACGTCCGCGCGCAGGCGGCCGGCGGCCTTCGCCTGGTCCATCAGCTCGGTGAACAGCGACAGCATCGGCACGTGCGCGACCTTGACGTGCCCGGGATGGGAGATCAGCAGCTGTGGTGCGAAATCGGTGAACAACGGCCGCCGGGCTGCGGGGTCGGGGCGGCACAGTTCGAAGAGCAGCTCCACGGCCACCCGCAGCTTCTCGAGGGGATCGGTCTGGCCGTCGGCGGTGGCGCGCAGCTGGTCGGCGGTGCGGCCGAGGGCATCCTCGAACAGCGCGAGCAGCAGTTCGTGTTTGCCGTCGAACTGCATGTAGAAGCTGCGCAGTGACTGCCGCGAGCGATCCACCACCTCCTGCACGGTGAAGTCGGTGGTGCCCTTCTCGGTGATGATGGCCTGGGCGGCGTCGAGGAACCGCTGCACGCGCTGCTCGGCGCGCAGCTTGGCGGTGCGCAGCGAGCGCTCCACGGCGCGCTGCTTCCAGGCGGGCTTCTCGCTCGGCGTGGTCACCGGTGCCCCGGTTCTCGGTCATTG from Nocardia wallacei carries:
- a CDS encoding TetR/AcrR family transcriptional regulator is translated as MTTPSEKPAWKQRAVERSLRTAKLRAEQRVQRFLDAAQAIITEKGTTDFTVQEVVDRSRQSLRSFYMQFDGKHELLLALFEDALGRTADQLRATADGQTDPLEKLRVAVELLFELCRPDPAARRPLFTDFAPQLLISHPGHVKVAHVPMLSLFTELMDQAKAAGRLRADVNSRRTSAMLMQTVMFIAQSAGSSAGETQHPITAAEAWDFCAHGFASR
- the meaB gene encoding methylmalonyl Co-A mutase-associated GTPase MeaB codes for the protein MAGASAAELLAQARSGSARAVGRLLSLVEGQRRGEVQAALDPVPVRVVGVTGPPGAGKSTTIAALAGVYRERGLRVAVLAVDPSSPYSGGALLGDRIRMARHIDDPDVLIRSLATRGHLGGLSAAVPAAIQLLGALGYDIVLLETVGVGQSEIEIAALADPTLVILNPGAGDAVQAAKAGLLEVADLLVVNKADREGAEQTVRDLRAESDAPILTLVAARGERITELAEAIEAHHRADTPQRRTARARAQILSLAQTHLRAHPDLDRLAAAVASGECDAYQAARTLLPAERRP
- a CDS encoding acyl-CoA thioesterase, with the translated sequence MPDLWSDLVSSLDLSAASFTEDAVFEGRNLNLAYHRVFGGQLLAQFARAATAGVTDKSIKSLHAIFVREGSADEPIHYRVHRHHAGRSFATVSVVAEQSKGVVATASVSLHAPEQGPDRQTVPAVPALLSAEHKVQWDLLPWETRTAIDLEDFGSAPAEFEFWMRTPAVDAALAPALAAYATDLTLIGTALLPQEGFTQSGNGTAFLSAVTSHTLWFHRAFRTDDWLLFRQHSPLLAHARAYGRGDILTEDGTLVASYAQEAMVRLPER
- a CDS encoding thiolase family protein, producing the protein MPEAVIVSALRTPIGTARKGTLRDTNAFDLAHHVVSAAAEGLDATRIDDVVVGEGRYGGGVVARHAAVTAGLTGVPGLALNRHCAAGMSAVQTAAAGIRAGMDELVIAGGVNSDSTAPRARFQVGPDEWIDPWVSPSHPDRPDAPAMDMSITVGWNAAVRAGLTRAELDAWALRSHRNAVAAIDEGRFKEEIVPIETPHGLFDTDEHPRRDTSLEKLAGLKVLHPEIEGFSITAGNACGANDGAAALAVASDRLGLPALAYIRSWASVGVDPAETGLAPIEAITRAVSRAGISLSSVRVIEINEAFASVPIAAIRALDLNPDIVNVSGSGCSLGHPVAATGARMIVTLVHELRRRGGGFGIAAMCAGGGMGSATVIEVPAA